Proteins from a single region of Sandaracinaceae bacterium:
- a CDS encoding NADH:flavin oxidoreductase/NADH oxidase family protein, whose protein sequence is MSADLLAQPLRLPCGHELPNRIGKSAMSEALGTVDNRATRKLETLYGRWSDGGLGLCITGNVMVDRRALGEPHNVALEDERDLDAFRAWAKAGTRAGTSLFMQLNHPGKQAPKGLNRETVSPSAVPFDPSMSAYFGTPRELTHAEIEDIVSRFGRAAGLAKQAGFSGVQIHGAHGYLVSQFLSPHHNRRDDAWGGTPEKRRRFVLEVYRAIRAAVGPAFPVSIKLNSADFQRGGFTEEESLATIVALADAGIDLVEISGGTYEAPAMTGKTEKKASTVAREAYFLDFAEKVRAAVSVPLMVTGGFRSGGAMRRALESGAMDVVGLARLVAIEPDVAARLLRGEEPRQRVAPITTGIGPVDRMALMEVAWYSRQLRRLGSGRDPKPNESGLVAFLGNVVDGGWKTMTTRLRASA, encoded by the coding sequence ATGTCCGCCGACCTCCTCGCCCAGCCCCTCCGTCTCCCCTGCGGCCACGAGCTGCCCAACCGCATCGGCAAGTCCGCCATGAGCGAAGCGCTCGGCACCGTGGACAACCGAGCCACCCGCAAGCTGGAGACGCTCTACGGGCGCTGGTCCGACGGGGGCCTCGGCCTGTGCATCACGGGCAACGTCATGGTGGACCGGCGCGCGCTGGGTGAGCCGCACAACGTGGCGCTCGAAGACGAGCGCGACCTCGACGCGTTCCGCGCCTGGGCCAAGGCGGGCACGCGCGCGGGCACGTCGCTCTTCATGCAGCTCAACCACCCGGGCAAGCAGGCGCCCAAGGGGCTCAACCGCGAGACGGTGTCACCCTCGGCGGTGCCGTTCGACCCTTCGATGAGCGCGTACTTCGGGACCCCACGCGAGCTGACCCACGCCGAGATCGAAGACATCGTCTCGCGCTTCGGCCGCGCCGCGGGCCTGGCCAAGCAGGCGGGCTTCAGCGGCGTGCAGATCCACGGCGCGCACGGCTACCTGGTGAGCCAGTTCCTGTCGCCGCACCACAACCGTCGTGACGACGCGTGGGGAGGCACGCCCGAGAAGCGTCGGCGCTTCGTGCTCGAGGTCTACCGCGCCATCCGTGCCGCCGTGGGCCCGGCGTTTCCGGTGTCCATCAAGCTCAACTCCGCCGACTTCCAGCGCGGCGGCTTCACCGAGGAGGAGTCGCTGGCCACCATCGTCGCGCTTGCGGACGCGGGCATCGACTTGGTGGAGATCTCGGGCGGCACGTACGAGGCGCCGGCCATGACGGGCAAGACCGAGAAGAAGGCCAGCACCGTCGCGCGCGAGGCGTACTTCCTGGACTTCGCCGAGAAGGTGCGCGCCGCGGTCTCGGTGCCGCTCATGGTCACGGGCGGCTTCCGCAGCGGTGGAGCCATGCGGAGAGCGCTGGAGAGCGGCGCGATGGACGTGGTGGGTCTGGCGCGCCTGGTCGCCATCGAGCCCGACGTGGCCGCGCGCCTCTTGCGCGGGGAGGAGCCGCGCCAGCGCGTGGCGCCCATCACGACGGGCATTGGCCCGGTGGACCGCATGGCGCTGATGGAGGTGGCTTGGTACTCACGGCAGCTGCGCCGGCTCGGGTCTGGCCGCGACCCGAAGCCCAACGAGTCGGGGCTGGTGGCGTTCCTGGGCAACGTCGTGGACGGCGGCTGGAAGACGATGACCACGCGCCTGCGCGCGTCCGCGTGA
- a CDS encoding glycosyltransferase family 4 protein, with protein sequence MNISMPVIRNGTGADVYFERLAAGLRGHGHDVSLDFYPRRYEASARWLAMHYKVPEAARVVHTKAEHGFALATRGRPLVMTLAHSVFDPLLVPHKTAVTKAYHRLLKRPSIQRSLARASAVVTVSEHSRQRIQQDFDVRDVVTIYNGVDETRFRVLDEGERTFRERWDKDRFKLFYVGNRMKRKGSDLLEPIMRELGDDFVLYYTAGLRGEHERVASNMVALPRLTDDEMVAAYNECDALLFPSRMEGFGYPVAEAMACGKPVVCSNSSSMPELVEHGHGGRLCPVDDVRAFADAVRDLAGTTPSERARMGAFNRQRVLDSFTNERSVQQYEALYRKLLGEG encoded by the coding sequence ATGAACATCTCGATGCCCGTCATTCGCAACGGCACCGGCGCCGACGTCTACTTCGAGCGGCTTGCGGCCGGGCTGCGTGGCCACGGACACGATGTGTCCCTCGACTTCTATCCGCGTCGGTACGAGGCGTCCGCGCGCTGGCTCGCCATGCACTACAAGGTGCCGGAGGCCGCTCGAGTCGTTCACACGAAGGCCGAGCATGGGTTCGCGCTTGCGACGCGTGGGCGTCCGCTGGTGATGACGCTCGCTCACTCGGTCTTCGACCCACTGCTGGTGCCCCACAAGACGGCTGTCACCAAGGCCTACCACCGCCTGCTCAAGCGGCCGTCCATCCAACGCTCTCTCGCGCGCGCCAGCGCCGTGGTCACGGTCAGCGAGCACTCACGTCAGCGCATCCAACAGGACTTCGACGTTCGCGATGTCGTCACCATCTACAACGGCGTGGACGAGACACGCTTCCGGGTGTTGGACGAGGGAGAGCGCACGTTCAGAGAGCGATGGGACAAGGATCGCTTCAAGCTGTTCTATGTCGGGAACCGCATGAAGCGAAAGGGGTCTGACCTGCTCGAGCCCATCATGCGCGAGCTGGGCGACGACTTCGTCCTCTACTACACGGCCGGGCTGCGGGGAGAGCACGAGCGGGTGGCGTCCAACATGGTCGCTCTGCCGCGGCTCACCGACGACGAGATGGTCGCCGCGTACAACGAGTGCGACGCGCTGCTCTTCCCTTCGCGCATGGAGGGCTTCGGATATCCCGTCGCGGAGGCCATGGCGTGCGGGAAGCCGGTGGTGTGCTCCAACAGCTCGTCCATGCCGGAGTTGGTGGAGCACGGCCACGGCGGGCGCCTCTGCCCGGTCGACGATGTCCGCGCGTTCGCGGACGCCGTGCGCGACCTGGCTGGGACGACGCCCTCCGAACGCGCTCGGATGGGAGCGTTCAACCGCCAGCGGGTGCTCGACTCGTTCACGAACGAACGTAGCGTGCAACAGTACGAGGCGCTCTACCGCAAGCTCCTCGGAGAGGGCTGA
- a CDS encoding polysaccharide biosynthesis C-terminal domain-containing protein translates to MSNDTQSSASPPAPVRAEPPGPTRKTLLTNTLYAFGGTAGTAISQALASMLLLVLLSKFHYGVLTSAVAWIDPVRRLSVFGLDAIGLQRAARDPERAPKVVSTLVLLRAGISAACFMAVVVLAPTLRADAPGGPFALIAAALVLLPASVSAPLQVAFQARHQNKRLLGLPIFSGIAQVLVLGALYLADATVVYYIAAISTTELVNAVLIGVMLRGEQGGVFHGFDGRLARSMLVEAAPLAYSYVVVMLYKRLGFYFVEAQHGVESVGALGAAVQLSAPAVGLGGALSVSIGPYAAQLAAKGELATLRKEAVRATSKVLAYLTPITLLMAFLAIPATARWAPEYADAARAFGWMSTAGLFMFVARTTTAILVALRRARVMSYVVTVDLVVFTLFAWALVPSYSAEGAAMATFLMEGLNVVVQCGLVYTYTRTPQPTP, encoded by the coding sequence GTGAGCAACGATACCCAATCGAGCGCGAGCCCGCCCGCCCCGGTGCGGGCGGAGCCTCCTGGCCCCACACGCAAGACCCTGCTGACGAACACGCTGTACGCGTTCGGCGGCACGGCGGGAACCGCCATCTCACAAGCGCTCGCCAGCATGCTGCTGCTGGTGCTGCTGTCGAAGTTCCACTACGGCGTGCTGACCAGCGCCGTCGCGTGGATCGACCCCGTACGACGCCTCTCCGTCTTCGGCCTGGACGCCATCGGACTGCAGCGCGCGGCACGTGATCCCGAGCGCGCGCCCAAGGTGGTCAGCACGCTGGTGCTCCTGCGCGCGGGGATCAGCGCGGCCTGCTTCATGGCCGTGGTCGTGCTCGCCCCCACCCTGCGCGCCGACGCCCCCGGGGGCCCGTTCGCGCTCATCGCGGCCGCGCTCGTCCTGTTGCCGGCGTCCGTGTCCGCGCCGCTACAGGTCGCGTTCCAAGCGCGGCACCAGAACAAGCGCTTGCTCGGGCTGCCCATCTTCTCCGGCATCGCGCAGGTGCTGGTGCTCGGGGCGCTCTATCTCGCCGATGCCACCGTCGTCTACTACATCGCGGCCATCTCCACCACGGAGCTCGTGAACGCCGTGCTCATCGGCGTCATGCTGCGCGGCGAGCAGGGCGGTGTCTTCCACGGCTTCGACGGGCGACTGGCGCGCTCCATGCTCGTCGAGGCCGCCCCGCTCGCCTACTCGTACGTCGTCGTCATGCTCTACAAGCGCCTGGGGTTCTACTTCGTCGAAGCGCAGCACGGTGTGGAGTCCGTCGGGGCGCTAGGCGCCGCCGTGCAGCTCTCTGCGCCGGCGGTCGGGCTCGGTGGCGCGCTGTCCGTGTCGATCGGGCCGTACGCCGCACAGCTGGCCGCCAAGGGCGAGCTGGCCACGCTCCGCAAGGAGGCGGTGCGCGCGACGAGCAAGGTGTTGGCGTACCTCACCCCCATCACGCTGCTGATGGCGTTCTTGGCCATCCCCGCGACCGCTCGTTGGGCGCCGGAGTATGCCGACGCCGCGCGCGCGTTCGGCTGGATGTCCACGGCAGGTCTGTTCATGTTCGTCGCGCGCACCACCACGGCGATCCTCGTCGCGCTGCGCCGCGCGCGGGTCATGAGCTACGTGGTCACCGTCGACCTGGTGGTCTTCACCCTGTTCGCGTGGGCGCTGGTGCCGAGCTACAGCGCCGAGGGCGCCGCGATGGCCACATTCCTGATGGAAGGCCTGAACGTCGTCGTGCAGTGCGGGCTCGTGTACACCTACACGCGGACGCCTCAGCCTACGCCCTGA
- a CDS encoding glutamate synthase subunit beta yields MGKPTGFMEYPREAVGYAEALERITHWREFQVDVPVEHLTKQGARCMDCGVPFCQSATGCPVDNLIPEWNDLVYQGRWDEALDRLHKTNNFPEFTGRVCPAPCEGACCLGVHEPPVTIKNLECAIVDRGFAEGWIKPQPAATPTGKRVAIVGSGPAGLAAAQQLARVGHAVTVYERDDRAGGLLMYGIPNMKLEKELVERRLDQLRAEGVTFVCNAHVGVDPAFAVEKLREDNDALIFATGATKARDLPIPGRELNGIHLAMDFLRPNTKSLLDSQLADGKYISAKGKKVIVVGGGDTGTDCIGTSIRHGCTQMVNFELLPKPPEERASDNPWPEWPRIFRVDYGHAEANAKFGADPREFQVLSKRFVDDGKGNVAGIQTVRVEWTKDDKGGWRMAEVPGSEQTFEADLVFLAMGFVGPEHAAVKPLDLELDPRSNYKAEYGKFATNVEGVFAAGDCRRGQSLIVWGIAEGRGVANAVDAYLMGESALPMPD; encoded by the coding sequence ATGGGTAAGCCCACTGGTTTCATGGAGTACCCCCGCGAGGCGGTGGGGTACGCCGAGGCGCTCGAGCGCATCACACACTGGCGCGAGTTCCAGGTCGACGTCCCGGTCGAGCACCTCACCAAGCAGGGCGCGCGCTGCATGGACTGCGGCGTGCCCTTCTGTCAGTCGGCCACGGGCTGTCCCGTGGACAACCTCATTCCCGAGTGGAACGACCTGGTCTACCAGGGCCGCTGGGACGAGGCGCTGGACCGTCTTCACAAGACCAACAACTTCCCCGAGTTCACGGGGCGCGTGTGCCCGGCGCCGTGCGAAGGCGCGTGCTGCCTCGGCGTGCACGAGCCGCCCGTGACCATCAAGAACCTGGAGTGCGCCATCGTGGACCGCGGGTTCGCGGAGGGCTGGATCAAGCCGCAGCCCGCCGCGACGCCGACGGGCAAGCGCGTGGCCATCGTGGGTTCGGGCCCCGCGGGTCTGGCCGCGGCGCAACAGCTGGCGCGCGTGGGTCACGCCGTCACGGTGTACGAGCGTGACGACCGCGCGGGCGGCCTGCTCATGTACGGTATCCCGAACATGAAGCTGGAGAAGGAGCTGGTGGAGCGACGCCTCGACCAGCTGCGGGCCGAGGGCGTGACCTTCGTGTGCAACGCGCACGTGGGCGTGGACCCCGCCTTCGCGGTCGAGAAGCTGCGCGAGGACAACGACGCGCTGATCTTCGCGACGGGCGCCACCAAGGCGCGCGACCTGCCCATCCCGGGCCGCGAGCTGAACGGCATCCACCTGGCCATGGACTTCCTGCGCCCCAACACCAAGAGCCTGCTCGACAGCCAGCTGGCGGACGGGAAGTACATCTCGGCCAAGGGCAAGAAGGTCATCGTGGTGGGTGGCGGCGACACCGGCACGGACTGCATCGGCACGTCCATCCGGCACGGCTGCACGCAGATGGTGAACTTCGAGCTGCTGCCGAAGCCTCCCGAGGAGCGGGCCAGCGACAACCCCTGGCCCGAGTGGCCGCGCATCTTCCGCGTGGACTACGGGCACGCCGAGGCCAACGCCAAGTTCGGCGCGGACCCGCGCGAGTTCCAGGTGCTCAGCAAGCGCTTCGTGGACGACGGCAAGGGCAACGTCGCGGGCATCCAGACGGTGCGCGTCGAGTGGACCAAGGACGACAAGGGCGGCTGGCGCATGGCCGAGGTGCCAGGCAGCGAGCAGACCTTCGAGGCCGACCTGGTGTTCCTCGCCATGGGCTTCGTGGGCCCCGAGCACGCGGCGGTGAAGCCGCTCGACCTCGAGCTCGACCCGCGCAGCAACTACAAGGCCGAGTACGGCAAGTTCGCCACCAACGTGGAGGGCGTCTTCGCGGCCGGAGACTGCCGCCGCGGTCAGAGCCTCATCGTGTGGGGCATCGCCGAGGGCCGCGGCGTGGCCAACGCCGTGGACGCGTATCTGATGGGCGAGAGCGCCCTGCCCATGCCGGACTGA
- the gltB gene encoding glutamate synthase large subunit — MPYGAPEKQGLYDPQNERDACGVGFVADIQGRRSHQIVLDADQLLRNMDHRGACGCETNTGDGAGLLTALPTEFLRKVALRDAGLELPADGEFAAGNVFLPTNADERRHAKRYVERQVELQGQRFLGWREVPVDPKGADIGPTALASLPHIEQLFVGRAEGISEDEFNRQLFIIRKSVGNALRKDAKLTQAGLFYVCSLSTRLMIYKGMLTPAQVVPFYPDLADWEYKSHLAMAHSRFSTNTFPSWDRAQPMRMMSHNGEINTLRGNVNAMSSRQGVVESDAFGADITKVFPVAEPDTSDSGNFDNVLEFLYMGGRSLPESVMMMVPEAWQKHTSMSAEKRAFYEYHSTMMEPWDGPASIAFTDGKYIGAVLDRNGLRPSRFYITHDDKCIMASEVGVIDVDPANVKMKGRLQPGRMFLIDFDEKRMIPDEEIKEKVAAARPYGQWLAENALSIDALPAPDPEDVKEHGFMPDTLLSRMQAFGYTTETLQFMLKPMVEEKRDPVGSMGNDSALACLSDQPRMLYDYFKQLFAQVTNPPIDSIREEVVMALECFIGPERNLLETTAKHAQRLRVEHPVLNNDQLLRLKSLDGKGESGWETKTLDITWPRSRGAAGLSETIRRLQAEAEAAVDEGYELIILSDRRTSKKRVPVSALLACGAVHHHLLRKAKRTRVGLILETGEAREVHHFCTLVGYGADAINPYLAFEALAQLRRDGVIKGDYDDKTLVYAYRKAVAKGMLKVFAKMGISTLQSYKGAQIFEAVGINHAVIDLCFAGTASRIEGVGFDVLAEEQVRRHEVGYPTLPEAAKLPVLPNDGQFHWRAKGERHMWDPEAIATLQKAARSNSREEYYRFAKHANDDSATRCTLRGLFKFKETTGIPLEEVQPASEIVKRFVTGAMSFGSISMEAHSSLAVAMNQLGGKSNTGEGGEDPARYRALADGSVNPKRSAIKQIASGRFGVTINYLTNADELQIKMAQGAKPGEGGELPGRKVNEEIASVRHSTPGVGLISPPPHHDIYSIEDLSQLIHDLKNANPSARISVKLVSKVGVGTIAAGVSKAHADHILISGHDGGTGASPITSVKHAGLPWELGLAETHQTLVLNDLRSRVIVQTDGQLKTGRDVVIAALLGAEEMGFSTAPLVTLGCIMMRKCHLNTCPVGVATQDPELRKKFSGQPEHVVNYLFMVAEEARELMAKLGFRTMDEMVGRSDVLDTSEALSHWKAQGLDLTAILTPARKLRPNVGVYCMQKQDHGLEKALDNRLIEIARPALTSGMRVRAEMPIRNINRTVGTMLSHEIAKAYGEDLLPDDTIQLRFTGSAGQSFGAWLARGVSLELEGDANDYVGKGLSGGKIVVFPPEQSTFVAEDNILVGNVCLYGAISGKAFFRGRAAERFCVRNSGATAVVEGVGDHGLEYMTGGVAVVLGVTGRNFGAGMSGGVAYVLDHDGKFASRCNMESIELATLAELADAETSESVQALIAEHFELTGSEVARRLLDDWQAAEKQLVRVMPLEYKRVLQARAEQAATLAAAAQTKEVA, encoded by the coding sequence ATGCCCTACGGTGCCCCCGAGAAGCAGGGTCTCTACGACCCCCAGAACGAACGCGACGCATGCGGTGTCGGCTTTGTCGCCGACATCCAAGGCCGCCGTTCTCACCAGATTGTGCTCGATGCCGACCAGCTCCTGCGCAACATGGACCACCGCGGGGCCTGTGGCTGCGAGACCAACACCGGCGACGGCGCCGGGTTGCTCACCGCGCTCCCCACGGAATTCCTGCGCAAGGTCGCGCTTCGTGACGCTGGGCTCGAGCTCCCCGCCGACGGCGAGTTCGCGGCCGGCAACGTCTTCCTGCCGACCAACGCGGACGAGCGCAGGCACGCGAAGCGCTACGTCGAGCGGCAGGTCGAGCTGCAGGGGCAGCGCTTCCTCGGCTGGCGCGAGGTGCCCGTCGACCCGAAGGGCGCCGACATCGGCCCCACCGCGCTCGCCTCCCTGCCACACATCGAGCAGCTGTTCGTCGGGCGCGCCGAGGGCATCAGCGAAGACGAGTTCAACCGCCAGCTGTTCATCATCCGCAAGTCCGTCGGCAACGCGCTGCGCAAGGACGCCAAGCTTACGCAGGCGGGCCTCTTCTACGTGTGCTCGCTGTCGACGCGCCTGATGATCTACAAGGGCATGCTCACGCCCGCGCAGGTGGTGCCCTTCTACCCGGACCTCGCGGACTGGGAGTACAAGTCGCACCTGGCGATGGCGCACTCGCGCTTCTCCACCAACACCTTCCCGTCGTGGGACCGCGCGCAGCCCATGCGCATGATGAGCCACAACGGCGAGATCAACACGCTGCGCGGCAACGTCAACGCGATGTCCAGCCGTCAGGGCGTGGTGGAGAGCGACGCGTTCGGGGCCGACATCACCAAGGTTTTCCCGGTCGCCGAGCCCGACACCAGCGACTCCGGCAACTTCGACAACGTGCTCGAGTTCCTCTACATGGGCGGCCGCTCGCTGCCCGAGTCCGTCATGATGATGGTGCCGGAGGCGTGGCAGAAGCACACGAGCATGAGCGCCGAGAAGCGCGCCTTCTACGAGTACCACTCCACGATGATGGAGCCGTGGGACGGTCCTGCGTCCATCGCGTTCACGGACGGCAAGTACATCGGCGCCGTGCTGGACCGCAACGGCCTGCGCCCGAGCCGCTTCTACATCACGCACGACGACAAGTGCATCATGGCCTCCGAGGTCGGCGTCATCGACGTGGACCCGGCGAACGTGAAGATGAAGGGGCGCCTGCAGCCGGGGCGCATGTTCCTCATCGACTTCGACGAGAAGCGCATGATCCCCGACGAGGAGATCAAGGAGAAGGTGGCGGCCGCCCGCCCCTACGGTCAGTGGCTGGCGGAGAACGCGCTGTCCATCGACGCCCTGCCCGCGCCAGACCCCGAGGACGTGAAGGAGCACGGCTTCATGCCGGACACGCTGCTGTCCCGCATGCAGGCCTTCGGATACACCACCGAGACGCTGCAGTTCATGCTGAAGCCGATGGTGGAGGAGAAGCGCGACCCCGTCGGCTCGATGGGCAACGACAGCGCGCTGGCGTGCCTGAGCGATCAGCCGCGCATGCTGTACGACTACTTCAAGCAGCTCTTCGCGCAGGTGACCAACCCGCCGATCGACTCGATCCGCGAGGAGGTCGTGATGGCGCTCGAGTGCTTCATCGGGCCCGAGCGCAACCTGCTCGAGACCACGGCGAAGCACGCGCAGCGGCTGCGCGTCGAGCACCCCGTGCTCAACAACGACCAGCTGCTGCGCCTGAAGTCGCTGGACGGCAAGGGTGAGAGCGGCTGGGAGACCAAGACGCTCGACATCACCTGGCCGCGCAGCCGTGGCGCCGCCGGGCTCAGCGAGACCATCCGGCGCCTACAGGCCGAGGCCGAGGCCGCGGTGGACGAGGGCTACGAGCTGATCATCCTGAGCGACCGGCGCACGTCCAAGAAGCGCGTCCCCGTCAGCGCGCTGCTGGCGTGTGGCGCCGTGCACCACCACCTGCTGCGCAAGGCGAAGCGCACGCGCGTGGGGCTCATCCTCGAGACGGGCGAGGCGCGCGAGGTGCATCACTTCTGCACGCTGGTGGGCTACGGCGCCGACGCCATCAACCCCTACCTCGCGTTCGAGGCGCTGGCGCAGCTGCGTCGCGACGGGGTCATCAAGGGCGACTACGACGACAAGACGCTGGTCTACGCGTACCGCAAGGCGGTCGCGAAGGGCATGCTCAAGGTCTTCGCCAAGATGGGCATCTCGACCCTGCAGTCCTACAAGGGCGCGCAGATCTTCGAGGCCGTGGGCATCAACCACGCCGTCATCGACCTGTGCTTCGCGGGCACCGCGAGCCGCATCGAGGGCGTGGGCTTCGACGTGCTGGCCGAGGAGCAGGTGCGCCGCCACGAGGTGGGCTACCCCACCCTGCCGGAGGCCGCCAAGCTGCCCGTGCTGCCCAACGACGGTCAGTTCCACTGGCGCGCCAAGGGCGAGCGCCACATGTGGGACCCCGAGGCCATCGCGACGCTGCAGAAGGCCGCGCGCAGCAACAGCCGCGAGGAGTATTACCGCTTCGCGAAGCACGCGAACGACGACTCGGCCACGCGCTGCACGCTGCGCGGTCTGTTCAAGTTCAAGGAGACCACCGGCATCCCGCTCGAGGAGGTGCAGCCCGCGAGCGAGATCGTGAAGCGCTTCGTGACGGGCGCCATGAGCTTCGGCTCCATCTCGATGGAGGCGCACAGCTCGCTGGCGGTCGCCATGAACCAGCTGGGCGGCAAGTCCAACACCGGCGAAGGCGGCGAGGACCCGGCGCGCTACCGCGCGCTGGCGGACGGCTCGGTCAACCCCAAGCGCTCGGCCATCAAGCAGATCGCGTCGGGGCGCTTCGGCGTCACCATCAACTACCTCACCAACGCGGACGAGCTGCAGATCAAGATGGCTCAGGGTGCGAAGCCCGGTGAGGGTGGCGAGCTCCCGGGCCGCAAGGTCAACGAGGAGATCGCGTCGGTGCGTCACAGCACACCCGGCGTCGGCCTCATCAGCCCGCCGCCGCACCACGACATCTACTCCATCGAGGACCTGTCGCAGCTCATCCACGACCTGAAGAACGCCAACCCGAGCGCGCGCATCAGCGTCAAGCTGGTGAGCAAGGTGGGCGTGGGCACCATCGCGGCCGGCGTGAGCAAGGCGCACGCGGACCACATCCTCATCAGCGGGCACGACGGCGGTACGGGCGCGAGCCCCATCACGTCGGTCAAGCACGCGGGCCTGCCGTGGGAGCTGGGCCTGGCCGAGACGCACCAGACGCTGGTGCTGAACGACCTGCGCAGCCGCGTCATCGTGCAGACGGACGGGCAGCTCAAGACGGGCCGTGACGTGGTCATCGCCGCGCTGCTGGGCGCCGAGGAGATGGGCTTCAGCACCGCGCCGTTGGTCACGCTGGGCTGCATCATGATGCGCAAGTGCCACCTCAACACCTGTCCGGTCGGTGTGGCCACGCAGGACCCCGAGCTGCGCAAGAAGTTCAGCGGGCAGCCGGAGCACGTCGTGAACTACCTGTTCATGGTGGCCGAGGAGGCGCGCGAGCTGATGGCGAAGCTGGGCTTCCGCACCATGGACGAGATGGTGGGGCGCTCCGACGTGCTGGACACCAGCGAGGCGCTGTCGCACTGGAAGGCGCAGGGGCTCGACCTCACGGCCATCCTCACGCCGGCGCGCAAGCTGCGCCCGAACGTCGGGGTGTACTGCATGCAGAAGCAGGACCACGGCCTCGAGAAGGCGCTCGACAACCGCCTGATCGAGATCGCGCGCCCGGCGCTGACGAGCGGCATGCGTGTGCGCGCCGAGATGCCCATTCGCAACATCAACCGCACCGTGGGCACCATGCTCAGCCACGAGATCGCGAAGGCGTACGGTGAGGACCTCCTGCCGGACGACACCATTCAGCTGCGCTTCACGGGCTCGGCCGGGCAGAGCTTCGGCGCCTGGCTCGCACGAGGCGTGTCGTTGGAGCTCGAGGGCGACGCGAACGACTACGTGGGCAAGGGCCTCAGCGGCGGCAAGATCGTCGTCTTCCCGCCCGAGCAGAGCACGTTCGTGGCCGAGGACAACATCCTGGTCGGCAACGTGTGCCTGTACGGCGCCATCTCGGGCAAGGCGTTCTTCCGCGGCCGCGCGGCCGAGCGCTTCTGCGTGCGCAACTCCGGCGCCACCGCGGTGGTCGAGGGCGTGGGCGACCACGGGCTCGAGTACATGACGGGCGGCGTGGCCGTGGTGCTCGGCGTGACCGGGCGCAACTTCGGCGCGGGCATGAGCGGCGGCGTCGCCTACGTGCTGGACCACGACGGGAAGTTCGCGTCGCGGTGCAACATGGAGAGCATCGAGCTGGCCACGCTGGCCGAGCTCGCGGACGCCGAGACGAGCGAGTCCGTGCAGGCGCTCATCGCCGAGCACTTCGAGCTGACCGGCTCCGAGGTGGCACGGCGACTCCTGGACGACTGGCAGGCGGCCGAGAAGCAGCTCGTGCGCGTGATGCCCCTCGAATACAAGCGCGTGCTCCAGGCGCGCGCAGAACAGGCGGCCACGCTGGCCGCCGCAGCCCAGACGAAAGAGGTGGCCTGA
- a CDS encoding Lrp/AsnC family transcriptional regulator, whose amino-acid sequence MAYDRTKFGEDPYPLDAIDRQVVVALQADAKISLKSVGEQVGLTAPAVMERVRKLESAGIITGYHACVDARAMGLDIAAFIGVSVHDPARLSDIEDWVEAMPQIMECHHVTGGHTLLLKVKVKNTNSLERLISRVRSLDGVEGTHTMVVLSSHTERVQVSFDDEVAPQDDVPRKRRRRAAS is encoded by the coding sequence GTGGCCTACGACCGAACAAAATTTGGCGAAGACCCCTATCCACTCGATGCCATCGATCGTCAGGTGGTGGTGGCGCTGCAAGCCGACGCGAAGATCTCGCTGAAGTCGGTGGGTGAGCAGGTCGGCCTGACCGCGCCGGCCGTCATGGAGCGCGTCCGGAAGCTGGAAAGTGCTGGAATCATCACGGGTTACCACGCCTGCGTGGACGCCCGGGCGATGGGGCTCGACATCGCCGCCTTCATTGGTGTTAGCGTGCACGACCCCGCCCGGCTCTCGGACATCGAGGACTGGGTGGAGGCCATGCCGCAGATCATGGAGTGCCACCACGTCACGGGGGGGCACACCCTGCTGCTCAAGGTCAAGGTCAAGAACACCAACAGCCTCGAGCGGCTGATCAGCCGCGTGCGCTCCCTGGACGGCGTCGAGGGCACCCACACGATGGTCGTGCTCTCCAGCCACACCGAGCGGGTCCAGGTCTCGTTCGACGACGAAGTCGCCCCTCAGGACGACGTCCCTCGCAAACGCCGCCGCCGGGCGGCGTCTTGA